The following proteins come from a genomic window of Streptomyces sp. NBC_01716:
- a CDS encoding SGNH/GDSL hydrolase family protein has product MNRQRGFVLLAGLMTVVALVVATIFAGVDALGGSGGSDQGRRDQAAASGSGAGARTPVGSAAPASADAWIGTWAAAPAGIEPGVPHGHVGRSIRNVVHSSIGGTAARITLSNLFSREALLIGHASIAVADSDDSGRHESPSAAPGTMRLITFGKKTSVVIPPGGRVVSDLVRLRVPYDTDLLVTVHTPAPGGPVTYHPRALRTSYTAVGDRTRDLGGAAYTESAPVWRYLTAVDVLNRRARGSVVVIGDSITDGIGSSYGAGHRWTDVLADRVRGSGLGVLNAGISGNRVLRPSVAAGKGPSALARFGRDVLGQAGAEVVFVELGINDIIRRPNETDPDRITAGLKSLTRQAHAWGLRVVGSTLTPFGGNPRHTDRLEAVRDRVNDAIRSGGVFDRTVDFDRLLRDPYAPDRLRPDYDSGDGLHPSDNGYAAMGRFVDIEDLVGKEPALL; this is encoded by the coding sequence ATGAACAGACAACGGGGATTCGTCCTGCTCGCGGGCCTTATGACGGTCGTGGCACTGGTGGTCGCCACGATATTCGCCGGGGTGGACGCACTGGGCGGCAGCGGGGGCTCCGACCAGGGCCGCCGTGATCAGGCCGCCGCGTCCGGAAGCGGGGCGGGCGCCCGTACGCCCGTGGGATCCGCGGCGCCCGCGTCCGCCGACGCGTGGATCGGAACCTGGGCCGCCGCGCCGGCGGGGATCGAGCCCGGGGTACCGCACGGCCACGTCGGACGTTCCATCCGTAACGTCGTCCACAGCAGCATCGGCGGCACCGCCGCCCGCATCACCCTCTCCAACCTCTTCAGCCGCGAAGCCCTGCTCATCGGCCACGCGTCGATCGCCGTCGCGGACAGCGACGACAGCGGCCGACATGAGAGCCCGAGCGCCGCCCCCGGCACCATGCGCCTCATCACCTTCGGTAAGAAGACGTCCGTCGTCATCCCACCGGGCGGGCGCGTCGTCAGCGATCTCGTACGGCTCCGGGTGCCCTACGACACCGATCTCCTGGTGACGGTCCACACGCCCGCGCCCGGCGGCCCCGTCACGTACCACCCGCGCGCCCTGCGGACCTCGTACACGGCCGTGGGCGACCGTACGCGGGACCTCGGCGGCGCCGCGTACACCGAGAGCGCCCCGGTCTGGCGCTACCTCACCGCCGTCGACGTGCTCAACCGGCGGGCGCGCGGCTCGGTCGTCGTCATCGGGGACTCGATCACAGACGGCATCGGCTCCTCCTACGGCGCCGGCCACCGCTGGACCGACGTGCTGGCAGACCGGGTGCGCGGCAGTGGTCTGGGCGTACTCAACGCGGGCATCAGCGGCAATCGCGTCCTGCGCCCCAGTGTCGCCGCCGGGAAGGGGCCCAGTGCCCTCGCCCGCTTCGGGCGGGACGTCCTGGGGCAGGCGGGGGCCGAGGTCGTCTTCGTCGAACTCGGCATCAACGACATCATCCGCCGGCCGAACGAGACCGACCCGGACCGGATCACCGCCGGGCTGAAGTCCCTCACCCGGCAGGCGCACGCGTGGGGGCTGCGGGTCGTCGGCTCGACGCTCACGCCCTTCGGCGGCAACCCGCGCCACACCGACCGGCTGGAGGCCGTACGGGACCGGGTGAACGACGCCATCCGGTCGGGCGGCGTCTTCGACAGGACCGTCGACTTCGACCGGCTGCTGCGCGATCCGTACGCCCCCGACCGGCTGCGGCCGGACTACGACTCGGGCGACGGTCTGCACCCGAGCGACAACGGATACGCGGCCATGGGGCGCTTCGTCGACATCGAGGACCTGGTGGGCAAGGAGCCCGCACTGCTCTGA
- a CDS encoding DUF445 domain-containing protein, protein MERRDPADPDSTTGSGSGAGAGSGAGGGTTASGAAGSGSARTGVAGGDGAFALGSGPGRRSPFSPLGFTAADEEKRRGVRRMKATATGLLLFVAVIYILATWAKNSGITGWPPYVAAAAEAGMVGALADWFAVTALFRHPLGLPIPHTAIIPNKKDQLGASLGSFVGENFLSGDVVRTRLRGLGIGGRLGAWLADPAHADRVTAELATALRGALTVLRDSDVQAVVGEAITRRADAVEVAPGIGKTLERVVKDGAHHRAVDLICARAHDWLVEHGDSVMDAVQGGAPGWTPRFVDRRIGDRVYKELLRFVTEMRDMPSHPARGAIDRFLKDFASDLQSDTETRARVERLKSELLARPEVQDIIASAWSSVRAMIIAAAEDDRSELRLRARASLLSLGARLATDERLQRKLEGWVEDAADYVVTTYRGEITSLISDTVASWDGKHTSKKIEAHIGRDLQFIRINGTVVGALAGLLIYTVSHALGG, encoded by the coding sequence ATGGAACGACGCGATCCGGCTGATCCGGACAGCACGACGGGGTCCGGTTCAGGGGCCGGGGCGGGGTCCGGGGCCGGCGGCGGGACGACGGCGTCCGGCGCCGCGGGGAGCGGCAGCGCTCGTACGGGCGTGGCCGGGGGGGACGGGGCCTTCGCCCTGGGCTCCGGCCCCGGCAGGCGCTCGCCGTTCTCCCCGCTAGGCTTCACCGCCGCCGACGAGGAGAAGCGGCGCGGCGTCCGCCGTATGAAGGCCACCGCGACCGGCCTGCTGCTCTTCGTCGCGGTCATCTACATCCTCGCCACCTGGGCGAAGAACTCGGGCATCACCGGCTGGCCCCCGTACGTGGCGGCGGCGGCCGAGGCGGGCATGGTGGGCGCGCTGGCGGACTGGTTCGCCGTCACGGCCCTCTTCCGCCACCCGCTCGGCCTGCCGATCCCGCACACCGCGATCATCCCGAACAAGAAGGATCAACTCGGCGCCTCCCTCGGCTCGTTCGTGGGGGAGAACTTCCTCTCCGGCGACGTCGTACGGACCCGGCTGCGCGGACTCGGCATAGGCGGCAGGCTCGGCGCCTGGCTGGCCGACCCCGCCCACGCCGACCGCGTCACCGCCGAACTGGCCACGGCCCTGCGGGGCGCGCTGACCGTCCTGCGGGACAGCGACGTCCAAGCGGTCGTGGGCGAGGCGATCACCCGCCGCGCGGACGCCGTGGAGGTCGCCCCCGGCATAGGGAAGACGCTGGAACGCGTGGTCAAGGACGGCGCCCACCACCGCGCCGTCGACCTGATCTGCGCCCGCGCGCACGACTGGCTGGTCGAGCACGGCGACTCAGTGATGGACGCCGTCCAGGGAGGCGCGCCCGGCTGGACGCCGCGCTTCGTCGACCGCAGGATCGGCGACCGCGTCTACAAGGAACTGCTGCGCTTCGTCACGGAGATGCGTGACATGCCGAGCCACCCGGCGCGCGGCGCGATCGACCGCTTCCTCAAGGACTTCGCCTCCGACCTCCAGTCGGACACGGAGACGAGGGCGCGCGTCGAGCGCCTCAAGTCGGAGCTGCTGGCCCGCCCCGAGGTGCAGGACATCATCGCGTCGGCGTGGTCCTCCGTACGGGCGATGATCATCGCGGCGGCTGAGGACGACCGCAGCGAACTGCGCCTGCGCGCTCGTGCCTCCCTCCTCTCGCTCGGCGCCCGCCTGGCGACGGACGAGAGGCTCCAGCGGAAGCTGGAGGGCTGGGTGGAGGACGCGGCGGACTACGTCGTGACGACGTACCGGGGCGAGATCACGTCACTGATCTCCGACACCGTCGCGAGCTGGGACGGCAAGCACACGTCGAAGAAGATCGAGGCGCACATCGGTCGTGACCTGCAATTCATCCGTATCAACGGCACGGTGGTGGGTGCGCTGGCGGGCCTGCTGATCTACACGGTCTCGCACGCGCTGGGCGGCTGA
- a CDS encoding dihydrofolate reductase family protein produces the protein MRTLITTAFVSLDGVVEAPGGEPGYRNSGWTFKDVEFLPEAYEIKGREQEEAAAMLLGRTSYEAFSPVWPGMEDFARYKVLPKYVVSSTLTDDKLVSDWGPTSILRSLDEVAALKKTEGGPIIVHGSATLNRNLSDAGLIDRYHLLVFPLLLGAGKRLFSDKDKDAQKLRLVEHEVYANGLQKNVFDVVH, from the coding sequence ATGCGCACACTGATCACCACCGCCTTCGTCTCGCTCGACGGCGTCGTGGAGGCCCCGGGCGGCGAGCCGGGTTACCGGAACTCGGGCTGGACCTTCAAGGACGTGGAGTTCCTCCCGGAGGCGTACGAGATCAAGGGCCGGGAGCAGGAGGAAGCCGCGGCCATGCTGCTGGGGAGAACGAGTTACGAGGCGTTCAGCCCGGTCTGGCCCGGCATGGAGGACTTCGCCCGGTACAAGGTGCTGCCGAAGTACGTGGTCTCCTCCACCCTCACCGACGACAAGCTGGTCTCGGACTGGGGCCCGACCTCGATCCTGCGGTCGCTCGACGAGGTCGCCGCGCTGAAGAAGACCGAGGGCGGCCCGATCATCGTCCACGGCAGCGCCACCCTGAACCGGAACCTCTCGGACGCCGGCCTGATCGACCGGTACCACCTGCTGGTCTTCCCGCTCCTGCTCGGCGCGGGCAAGCGCCTGTTCAGCGACAAGGACAAGGACGCCCAGAAGCTGCGGCTGGTCGAGCACGAGGTGTACGCCAACGGCCTGCAGAAGAACGTCTTCGACGTCGTCCACTGA
- a CDS encoding MarR family winged helix-turn-helix transcriptional regulator, whose translation MSTGSRRHDDEPNGTEGPEGLGVEDGIRTLLLLMPRMVGRVKRIRIPAELESFSLAPRHLSLFAFLLFDGPMTVNTLATRLEVAPATVSLMVGELSRQGILRREADDRDRRRTIVSISDEHRPAIDGWLARGAGAWRKALEPLTPAQRRMFVDTLEAYEQGLDSQDGDG comes from the coding sequence ATGTCAACCGGCAGCCGGCGGCACGACGACGAGCCCAACGGCACCGAAGGCCCCGAAGGCCTCGGCGTCGAGGACGGGATCCGTACGTTGTTGCTGCTCATGCCCCGGATGGTCGGGCGCGTGAAGCGGATCAGGATCCCCGCGGAACTGGAGTCGTTCTCCCTCGCCCCCCGCCATCTGTCCCTCTTCGCCTTCCTCCTCTTCGACGGTCCGATGACCGTCAACACGCTCGCGACGCGCCTGGAGGTCGCCCCGGCGACGGTGAGCCTGATGGTCGGCGAGCTGAGCAGGCAGGGGATTCTGCGGCGCGAGGCGGACGACAGAGACCGGCGTCGCACCATCGTCAGCATCAGCGACGAGCACCGGCCCGCCATCGACGGCTGGCTGGCGCGCGGGGCCGGGGCCTGGCGCAAGGCGCTGGAGCCGCTGACGCCCGCGCAGCGGCGCATGTTTGTCGACACCCTTGAGGCGTACGAGCAGGGGCTGGACAGCCAGGACGGCGACGGCTAG
- a CDS encoding nitroreductase/quinone reductase family protein — MTDPAQHSEHSTPQSLTPQEFNQLIIEEFRANGGRVGGMFEGAPLVLLTTLGARTGKRRTNPTAYARDGERLLVFASNAGGPTHPGWYFNLLADNRVTVEIGTEEGGVDTFSARAEPLRGEERDRLFALQAARDPGFAAYQAGTDRAIPVIALYPLSLTDPARNRAIAEELVRVHAQLRTELTVLRTAPALSSPALEEELLLHCLSFCESLSMHHTAEDGAFSAFDRQFPELAPVLERLRAEHRAVSAALTKLRLEPPASPEALREQLERLAADLEEHFAYEEKHLLPALNGH, encoded by the coding sequence ATGACCGACCCCGCACAGCACAGTGAGCACAGCACCCCGCAGAGCCTCACACCTCAGGAGTTCAACCAGCTGATCATCGAGGAGTTCCGGGCCAACGGCGGCCGGGTGGGCGGCATGTTCGAGGGTGCGCCGCTCGTCCTGCTGACGACACTGGGCGCGAGGACCGGCAAGCGCCGTACGAACCCCACCGCGTACGCGCGCGACGGCGAACGGCTCCTGGTCTTCGCGTCCAACGCGGGCGGCCCGACGCATCCGGGCTGGTACTTCAACCTGCTCGCGGACAACCGGGTGACCGTCGAGATCGGTACGGAGGAGGGCGGCGTCGATACGTTCTCGGCCCGCGCCGAACCGCTCCGGGGTGAGGAGCGCGACCGCCTGTTCGCCCTCCAGGCGGCGCGGGACCCGGGCTTCGCGGCGTACCAGGCAGGCACGGACCGGGCGATCCCGGTGATCGCCCTGTACCCGCTGAGCCTGACGGACCCCGCGCGGAACCGGGCGATAGCGGAGGAGCTCGTACGGGTCCACGCCCAGCTCCGGACCGAACTGACGGTCCTGCGCACGGCCCCCGCCCTCTCTTCCCCCGCCCTCGAAGAGGAACTGCTGCTGCACTGCCTGAGCTTCTGCGAGTCGCTGAGCATGCACCACACCGCCGAGGACGGCGCGTTCTCGGCCTTCGACCGGCAATTCCCGGAGCTCGCACCGGTGTTGGAGCGCCTGCGCGCGGAACACCGCGCGGTCTCGGCGGCGCTGACGAAGCTCCGGCTGGAGCCGCCGGCCTCGCCGGAGGCTCTGCGGGAGCAGCTGGAAAGGCTGGCCGCGGACTTGGAGGAGCACTTCGCGTACGAGGAGAAGCATCTGCTCCCGGCGCTGAACGGGCACTGA
- a CDS encoding class I SAM-dependent methyltransferase, producing the protein MSARHDMDVERELWNTYAESSTKGDVLDGEPVFRWTQYSGHGPGVELLGEPESALEIGCGTGRALAFLAQEGMKATGVDLSPVMVERVAERWGHTGARFVCASVLDHLRDSTQAYDAIYSIFGAVWFTDPVRLLPLIAERLNPGGVLVFSHPPAIPGAYGPQGMYKGGFAGRAMFTYRYSYTPRKWVGLLRRSGFAHAEAEILDAPEPGHIGTLVVRATVGNAGVTGGG; encoded by the coding sequence TTGTCAGCACGGCACGACATGGACGTGGAACGCGAGCTCTGGAACACCTACGCCGAGAGCAGCACCAAGGGTGACGTTCTCGACGGCGAGCCCGTCTTTCGCTGGACTCAGTACTCCGGGCACGGGCCCGGAGTTGAGCTGTTGGGGGAGCCCGAGTCCGCTCTTGAGATCGGTTGTGGCACCGGGCGAGCGCTGGCCTTCCTCGCTCAAGAGGGTATGAAGGCAACCGGGGTTGATCTCTCTCCCGTCATGGTCGAGCGTGTCGCGGAGCGGTGGGGGCATACGGGAGCGCGGTTTGTCTGTGCCAGTGTGCTCGACCATCTTCGGGACAGTACGCAGGCCTACGACGCCATTTACTCAATCTTCGGTGCTGTCTGGTTCACCGATCCGGTACGGCTGCTTCCACTGATCGCTGAGCGTCTCAACCCGGGAGGGGTTCTCGTCTTCTCGCATCCCCCGGCCATCCCCGGGGCCTACGGACCGCAGGGGATGTACAAGGGGGGCTTCGCGGGCAGGGCGATGTTTACCTATCGGTACAGCTATACGCCTCGAAAGTGGGTCGGTCTGCTCAGGAGGAGCGGGTTCGCGCATGCCGAGGCGGAGATTCTGGATGCCCCGGAGCCCGGTCACATCGGGACACTCGTCGTACGGGCCACAGTCGGCAACGCGGGCGTCACGGGCGGAGGATGA
- a CDS encoding helix-turn-helix transcriptional regulator translates to MGLAEQRKALGYSQEEFAHALDVDRTTVGRWETGRTTPQPALRPRPAQLLQVSLGELNTLVGRLAGVERPARMSSASDHYGSGDIDDMIRREFLRVIAVTGALSSLPSTDVHALAESAQRGASEDFGRMNSHLWRVYQLARSKSSVYPIVQDQLATLTQTLEAASESEAGALCGAAGDLFQLAGELAFDNSRYTDAAASYTLAASAGKEARSYDLWACALVRHAYVGMAGKQYKEAAGVLSAAERLAKRGDGTLSTRYWVASVQAEAYAGMGQLTSCERALDDAEKVADLTGVTASSGWLRFDGSRLAEERGARYVQTGPTRPGRGRTDGRAETERIGRGTVVPPPRRCSHRPGRHRREATRRGPGGHVRPGSTGTRSRLFLRLCRP, encoded by the coding sequence ATGGGACTCGCGGAGCAGCGGAAGGCGCTGGGCTACAGTCAAGAGGAGTTCGCTCATGCGCTCGATGTCGACCGGACCACGGTCGGACGCTGGGAGACCGGGCGGACTACGCCGCAGCCCGCGTTACGGCCGAGGCCGGCGCAGCTTCTGCAAGTCAGCCTCGGTGAACTCAACACCTTGGTCGGCCGGTTGGCTGGTGTTGAGCGGCCCGCACGGATGTCATCGGCAAGCGACCACTACGGCTCGGGGGACATCGACGACATGATTCGACGCGAGTTCCTGCGAGTGATCGCCGTGACGGGGGCTCTGTCCTCGTTGCCTTCCACCGACGTCCACGCCTTGGCCGAGAGCGCTCAGCGGGGCGCCTCCGAGGACTTCGGCCGGATGAACAGCCACCTTTGGCGGGTATACCAACTCGCCCGGTCCAAGAGCTCCGTCTATCCGATCGTCCAGGACCAACTCGCCACGCTCACACAGACCCTTGAGGCTGCTTCGGAGAGCGAGGCCGGCGCGCTCTGCGGTGCTGCGGGCGACCTCTTCCAACTCGCGGGCGAGTTGGCCTTCGACAACAGTCGCTACACGGACGCGGCGGCGTCGTACACACTCGCGGCGTCGGCCGGCAAAGAGGCACGGTCCTATGACCTCTGGGCGTGCGCGCTTGTGCGCCACGCATACGTGGGTATGGCCGGGAAGCAGTACAAGGAAGCCGCAGGCGTGCTCTCCGCCGCCGAAAGGCTCGCCAAGAGGGGCGATGGCACCCTCTCCACTCGCTACTGGGTGGCGTCCGTCCAAGCGGAGGCCTACGCGGGTATGGGCCAACTCACGTCCTGCGAGCGCGCCTTGGACGATGCCGAAAAGGTGGCCGACCTGACCGGTGTCACCGCCTCCAGCGGCTGGCTCCGCTTTGATGGCTCGCGGCTCGCCGAGGAGCGTGGGGCGCGTTACGTGCAAACTGGGCCGACTCGACCTGGCCGAGGCCGCACTGACGGGCGCGCTGAAACAGAACGCATTGGCCGAGGGACAGTCGTTCCGCCGCCGAGGCGCTGTTCTCACCGACCTGGCCGCCATCGGCGCGAAGCGACGCGACGCGGACCAGGTGGTCACGTTCGGCCGGGAAGCACTGGCACTCGCTCGCGCCTCTTCCTCCGGCTATGTCGCCCGTAG
- a CDS encoding carboxymuconolactone decarboxylase family protein yields MAGRSRSEVESEIKETLGLVPHFLAQIPEDLLDAEWEIFKKIELGETLIPNKYKELMGIALHSETKCRYCTLFHTEAAKMFGATDEEIQEAVHYAKNSVGWSVYLNGTRQDYDQFAEELGQMKDYMASKG; encoded by the coding sequence ATGGCGGGCCGGAGCCGAAGCGAGGTCGAATCGGAGATCAAGGAGACGCTAGGTCTCGTACCGCACTTCCTGGCACAGATTCCTGAGGACCTGCTGGATGCCGAGTGGGAGATCTTCAAGAAGATCGAACTCGGTGAGACGCTCATCCCCAACAAGTACAAGGAACTGATGGGGATAGCGTTGCACTCGGAGACGAAGTGCCGTTACTGCACGCTCTTCCACACGGAGGCCGCGAAGATGTTCGGGGCCACCGATGAAGAGATTCAGGAAGCTGTCCACTACGCGAAGAACAGTGTCGGCTGGAGCGTCTACCTCAACGGCACGCGTCAGGACTACGACCAATTCGCGGAGGAGCTCGGGCAGATGAAGGACTACATGGCATCGAAGGGCTGA
- a CDS encoding DUF397 domain-containing protein yields MTSLPTPQWRKSSYSNGTGGECVEVAELGGATAVRDSKVAGGPRIDIPHAAWADFVGALRASRLA; encoded by the coding sequence ATGACATCGCTTCCCACCCCCCAATGGCGCAAGAGCAGCTACAGCAACGGCACCGGCGGAGAGTGTGTCGAGGTTGCCGAGTTGGGCGGCGCCACCGCCGTGCGCGACTCGAAGGTGGCCGGCGGGCCCCGCATCGACATACCCCACGCCGCATGGGCTGACTTCGTTGGCGCGCTGCGCGCCTCCCGGCTTGCCTGA
- a CDS encoding helix-turn-helix domain-containing protein: MAGSPTARRRRLAIELRKLRDESGMTCNQVGKELDWSGSKVNRMETGQGRVQPSDVDALCRFYSTSDELRELLKGLAKESKTKGWWHAHGDAVPSWFSVYVGLEQAASDLRSYQGEFIPGLLQTQAYATELSRVSSDQPHDEVQRLVNVRMRRQQLLADPTGPDFWAVIHQSALTHQVGSRQIMAEQHERMLEMAKLRSVTVQVLPYDAGAYPATGAFTVLGFPEQEDPDMVYREGLTDSVYLELPEDVSLYTKAFDHLRALALSPQRSVALIRRTMEEHSL, from the coding sequence GTGGCCGGATCACCCACTGCACGACGCCGCCGCCTGGCGATCGAGCTGCGGAAGTTGCGCGATGAGAGCGGGATGACCTGCAACCAGGTCGGTAAGGAACTGGATTGGAGCGGTTCCAAGGTCAACAGGATGGAGACGGGCCAGGGGCGCGTACAGCCGTCGGACGTGGACGCGCTGTGCCGCTTCTACAGCACGTCGGATGAGCTGCGAGAGCTGCTGAAGGGACTGGCCAAGGAGTCCAAGACCAAGGGTTGGTGGCACGCGCACGGTGATGCCGTGCCCTCGTGGTTCTCGGTGTACGTGGGCTTGGAGCAGGCGGCATCCGACTTGCGCAGTTACCAAGGCGAGTTCATCCCGGGACTGTTGCAGACACAGGCGTACGCCACCGAACTGAGCCGAGTCTCCTCCGATCAACCTCATGACGAGGTTCAACGCCTCGTGAACGTGCGCATGCGGCGGCAGCAGTTGCTGGCTGACCCAACCGGGCCCGACTTCTGGGCTGTGATTCATCAGAGCGCACTCACGCATCAGGTCGGCAGCCGTCAGATCATGGCCGAGCAACACGAACGTATGCTGGAAATGGCGAAGTTGAGGAGTGTGACGGTGCAGGTCCTGCCGTACGACGCCGGGGCCTATCCGGCGACGGGCGCGTTTACGGTTCTCGGCTTCCCAGAGCAGGAAGATCCGGACATGGTGTACCGAGAAGGCCTCACCGACTCCGTCTACCTCGAACTCCCGGAGGATGTGAGTCTCTACACGAAGGCTTTCGACCATCTCCGGGCCCTGGCCCTCAGTCCTCAGCGATCAGTCGCCCTGATCCGCAGAACTATGGAGGAGCACTCCCTATGA
- a CDS encoding ATP-binding protein, whose translation MAIYQESGCVQRRPWEVPFTAEPCMATRVRRAMRLHLSLWGLSDLEDVAQVCVSELVANVINHVGPGTPVTLAVSTDGAHLRIELTDPDTRAMPTLLAPKSDEESGRGLMILDAMADRWGVISRADSKVVWCELATGLEVWNEHPKNWRVARAEKSIVRHRSIQCSPSEEGSPLALAVAETSAIDLIADVLHWLRAHGCDPDEALDRAQMHFEAELEEAGRSKGPSLRVH comes from the coding sequence ATGGCCATCTATCAGGAGAGTGGTTGCGTGCAACGGCGGCCGTGGGAAGTGCCGTTCACCGCGGAACCGTGCATGGCCACCCGAGTGCGCCGCGCGATGCGGCTGCATCTGTCGCTCTGGGGTCTGTCAGATCTTGAGGACGTGGCTCAGGTCTGCGTCTCGGAGCTGGTGGCAAACGTGATTAACCATGTTGGCCCTGGGACCCCGGTCACCCTCGCGGTCTCCACGGACGGCGCCCACCTCCGTATCGAGCTGACCGACCCGGACACCCGAGCGATGCCCACGCTCCTCGCTCCCAAGTCCGATGAGGAGTCGGGGCGCGGCTTGATGATCCTCGATGCGATGGCGGACCGCTGGGGTGTCATCTCTCGTGCGGACTCGAAGGTGGTGTGGTGCGAGTTGGCCACAGGACTGGAGGTCTGGAACGAGCACCCGAAGAACTGGCGCGTTGCGCGGGCCGAGAAGAGCATCGTCCGACATCGCTCGATTCAGTGCTCCCCATCGGAAGAGGGAAGCCCGCTTGCTCTGGCAGTGGCAGAGACATCGGCGATCGACCTCATCGCCGACGTCCTGCACTGGCTCCGCGCCCACGGCTGCGACCCGGACGAAGCCCTTGATCGCGCTCAAATGCACTTCGAAGCGGAACTGGAAGAGGCCGGCCGTAGCAAGGGCCCAAGTTTGCGAGTTCATTGA